From a single Osmerus eperlanus chromosome 8, fOsmEpe2.1, whole genome shotgun sequence genomic region:
- the LOC134024838 gene encoding serine/threonine-protein kinase PAK 6-like, with protein MFRRKKKRRPEISAPRDFEHRVHTSFDTAKGCFVGLPPQWQSVIETLRRPKPVVDPSRITNVELRPKKTMVRGSFIGHGDYIAQVIAEMTKVSVTSSNSLRRSSPSARKRAQSMGRLGELIEGDTYEYQLQTLHKAGGNSTCWQDRVRQVRSESGSPKLVSKKSSTLQPNGVLPRAKSSYEMETSSIGNPALLPRTSISTTPREGGTMGHRTTDRLGKQTNMDRTANQRPSSCVYNLQTGKQAGANVRAKPAVNHMPDLLSTSKEMPRRPHSSYDLKVNSSGFSPLPLPNGTSSPIAGRERTNRPLRPSSSCTIGLSPVINTGQDASQSLLPKQDSPSQPRPSPTGSPATSSVRGYAPSLRPAQQAKLRPGPEPETAKVTHEQFKSALQMVVDKGDPRILLENFVKIGEGSTGVVCIAREKHSGRQVAVKMMDLRKQQRRELLFNEVVIMRDYRHQNVVEMYRSALVEEELWVIMEYLQGGALTNIVNETRLNEEQIATVCEAVLQALAYLHSQGVIHRDIKSDSILLTLDGRIKLSDFGFCAQISKDISKRKSLVGTPYWMAPEVISKTPYGTKVDVWSLGIMVVEMVDGEPPYFSDTPVAAMKRLRDEPAPTVKNTQKISPVLKDFLNCMLTRDPEERASASDLLEHPFLLQSGSPRCLVPLVEQYRKRMSRS; from the exons ATGTTTCGGcgcaagaagaagaggaggcctGAGATCTCGGCGCCACGGGATTTCGAACACCGCGTCCACACGTCTTTCGACACGGCCAAGGGCTGCTTCGTGGGGCTACCACCTCAGTGGCAGAGTGTCATAGAAACCCTGAGAAGGCCCAAACCAGTGGTGGACCCCTCTAGGATCACCAATGTAGAGCTTCGGCCTAAGAAG ACTATGGTGCGGGGGAGTTTCATCGGACATGGAGACTACATAGCTCAGGTCATCGCTGAGATGACCAAAGTTTCCGTCACCAGCTCCAACTCCCTCCGAAGGAGCAGTCCATCAGCACGGAAACGAGCCCAATCCATGGGCCGCCTGGGCGAGCTCATCGAGGGAGACACGTATGAATACCAACTACAGACCCTCCATAAAGCTGGAGGGAACTCTACCTGCTGGCAGGATAGGGTAAGGCAAGTGCGCAGCGAAAGCGGTAGCCCCAAACTCGTCTCCAAGAAGAGCTCCACCCTGCAGCCCAATGGGGTACTGCCAAGGGCGAAATCATCGTACGAGATGGAAACATCCTCAATTGGTAATCCAGCGCTACTACCACGGACATCAATCTCAACCACACCAAGAGAAGGCGGGACTATGGGTCATCGGACTACGGATAGGCTGGGAAAACAGACAAATATGGAcaggacagccaatcagaggccatCTTCCTGCGTCTATAACTTGCAGACTGGAAAACAGGCTGGGGCGAATGTTAGGGCCAAGCCAGCCGTCAATCACATGCCCGACCTACTCTCCACATCCAAGGAAATGCCCAGGAGACCTCACTCATCCTATGACCTGAAG GTGAACTCCTCTGGCTTTTCTCCACTGCCCCTACCCAATGGCACCAGCAGCCCAATAGCAGGTCGCGAACGAACAAACAGACCATTGCGCCCCTCTTCCAGCTGCACTATCGGCCTGTCCCCCGTCATAAACACGGGCCAGGACGCCTCCCAATCCCTCCTCCCCAAACAAGATAGCCCTTCCCAACCTAGGCCTTCACCCACAGGCTCCCCAGCCACCAGCTCTGTCAGAGGATATGCCCCCTCTCTCAGACCGGCCCAGCAGGCCAAACTCAGGCCCGGTCCGGAGCCGGAAACAGCCAAGGTGACCCACGAGCAGTTCAAGTCAGCCCTTCAGATGGTGGTGGACAAAGGTGACCCGCGAATCCTGCTGGAAAACTTTGTGAAGATCGGAGAGGGCTCCACCGGGGTGGTCTGTATCGCCCGGGAGAAGCACAGTGGGCGGCAGGTGGCGGTGAAGATGATGGATCTAAGGAAGCAGCAGCGCAGGGAGCTGCTCTTTAATGAG GTGGTCATTATGAGGGACTACCGTCACCAGAATGTAGTGGAGATGTACAGGAGTGCCCTGGTAGAGGAGGAGCTATGGGTTATCATGGAGTACCTGCAGGGCGGTGCTCTGACCAACATTGTTAATGAAACCAG GTTAAATGAAGAGCAGATAGccactgtgtgtgaggctgttctGCAGGCCCTAGCCTATCTGCACTCCCAAGGGGTGATACACCGAGACATCAAAAGTGACTCCATATTGCTTACTTTGGACGGAAGG ATCAAGCTATCAGACTTTGGATTCTGTGCACAGATCAGCAAAGACATCTCTAAGAGGAAGTCCCTGGTTGGAACCCCCTACTGGATGGCCCCAGAGGTCATCTCAAAGACGCCATATGGAACTAAG GTGGACGTCTGGTCCCTGGGCATCATGGTGGTGGAGATGGTGGACGGAGAGCCGCCCTACTTCAGTGACACACCAGTGGCAGCTATGAAGAGATTAAGAGATGAGCCGGCACCAACTGTCAAGAACACACAGAAG ATTTCTCCTGTGTTGAAGGACTTCCTGAACTGCATGctaaccagggaccctgaggaGCGTGCTAGTGCCAGCGACCTGCTGGAACACCCGTTTCTCCTGCAGAGCGGCTCGCCTCGGTGTTTGGTGCCCCTGGTGGAGCAGTACCGCAAACGCATGTCTCGCAGCTGA
- the myh6 gene encoding myosin-6: MGDALMAEFGKAAAFLRKSDKERLESQTRAFDIKIECFVVDDKVEYVKGQIVSKEGGKTTVKKEDGTTVTVKESDVHPQNPPKFDKIEDMAMFTFLHEPAVLFNLKERYAAWMIYTYSGLFCVTVNPYKWLPVYDTEVVVAYRGKKRTEAPPHIFSISDNAYQYMLTDRENQSVLITGESGAGKTVNTKRVIQYLASIAAVPGAKRDPSKGTLEDQIIQANPALEAFGNAKTLRNDNSSRFGKFIRIHFGTSGKLSSADIETYLLEKSRVTFQLKSERNYHIFFQILSNKKPELLDMLLITNNPYDYSYISQGEVTVASINDADELMATDSAFDILGFTQEEKMGVYKLTGAIMHYGNMKFKQKQREEQAEPDGTEAADKSAYLMGLNSADLVKGLCHPRVKVGNEYVTKGQGVDQVYYSLGALAKSVYEKMFNWMVVRINHSLDTKQHRQQFIGVLDIAGFEIFDFNTFEQLCINFTNERLQQFFNHHMFVLEQEEYKKEGIDWEFIDFGMDLQACIDLIEKPLGIMSILEEECMFPKASDQTFKAKLYDNHLGKNRMFEKPRAAKGKAEAHFALVHYAGTVDYNITNWLVKNKDPLNETVVGLFQKSSVKLLSLLFSSYAAEAGADKGKGAKKKGSSFQTVSALHRENLNKLMNTLKTTHPHFVRCLIPNESKTPGIMDNCLVMHQLRCNGVLEGIRICRKGFPNRVLYGDFKQRYRILNASAIPEGQFIDCKKSAEKLLGSLDIDHTQYRFGHTKVFFKAGLLGTLEEMRDEQLSRIITMIQANSRALLMRAEYQKLVERRDALMVIQWNLRSFLGVKNWPWMKLFFKIKPLLKSAESEKEMANIKDEFGKLKEALEKSEARRKELEEKMVTILQEKNDLLLEVQSEQDTLTDAEERCEQLIKSKIQLEGKVKEMTERMEDEEEMTADLTAKKRKLEDECSELKKDIDDLELTLAKVEKEKHATENKVKNLTEEMASQDENLMKMTKEKRALQEAHQQALDDLQSEEDKANTLTKAKAKLEQQVDDLEGSLEQEKKIRMELERSKRKLEGDLKLTQENVMDLENDKQQLEEKLKKKDFEVSQMNGKIEDEQVSGVQLQKKLKENQARLEELEEELDAERAARAKVEKQRSDLSRELEDISERLEEAGGATSAQVELNKKRDAEFHKLRRDLEESTLQHEATAASLRKKHADSVAELGEQLDNLQRVKQKLEKEKSEFKLELDDMSSNMESVVKAKANMEKMCRSMEDNMNEYKCKYEETQRSLNDFSTQRAKLLTENGELGRQLEEKECLISQLTRGKSSNTQQLEDLRRQLEEEVKAKSALAHAVQSSRHDCDLLREQFEEEQEAKAELQRALSKANTEVSTWRAKYETDGIQRTEELEEAKKKLVQRLQEAEEAVEVVNAKSSSLEKTKHRLQNEIEDLMLDLERSNAASAALDKKQRAFDKVMAEWKQKFEESQCELEASQKEARSLSTELFKLKNAYEESLDHLETTKRENKNLQEEISDLTDQLGEGGKSAHELEKLRKQLEQEKAELQSALEEAEGSLEHEESKILRAQMESNQVKADLERKVAEKDEEMDQAKKNYQRMIESLQSSLESETRSRNEAMRVKKKMEGDLNEMEIQLSQSNRQAADAQKQLKSFQSYLKDTQLQLDDVMHCNDDLKENIALLERRHNLTQAELEEVRAVLEQTERGRKLAEQELTDATERMQLLHSQNTSLINQKKKQEADLLHLQSEVEEAIQENRNAEEKAKKAITDAAMMAEELKKEQDTSAHLERMKKNMEQTIKDLQHRLDEAEQIAMKGGKKQVQKLEGRIRELENELEAEQKRGGESFKGVRKYERRIKELTYQTEEDRKNMARLQDLIDKLQLKVKSYKRSTEEAEELANTNMAKIRKIQHELEEAEERADIAESQVNKLKAKTRDGPGKKGLDE, translated from the coding sequence ATGGGTGATGCTCTCATGGCTGAGTTTGGGAAGGCGGCTGCTTTCCTGAGAAAGTCAGACAAAGAGCGACTTGAATCCCAGACCAGGGCCTTTGATATCAAGATAGAGTGCTTTGTCGTTGATGACAAGGTGGAATATGTCAAAGGGCAGATCGTCAGCAAGGAGGGCGGTAAAACTACAGTGAAGAAAGAAGACGGGACAACTGTGACAGTCAAGGAATCCGACGTCCATCCCCAGAACCCACCGAAATTCGATAAAATCGAAGACATGGCCATGTTCACCTTCCTCCATGAGCCTGCTGTGCTGTTTAACCTCAAAGAGCGTTATGCTGCATGGATGATCTACACCTATTCTGGGCTCTTCTGTGTGACGGTGAACCCCTACAAGTGGCTCCCTGTCTATGACACGGAGGTGGTGGTTGCGTACAGAGGTAAGAAGAGAACGGAGGCTCCACCTCACATATTCTCCATCTCTGATAATGCCTACCAGTACATGCTCACTGACAGGGAGAACCAGTCTGTTCTTATCACCGGAGAATCCGGCGCTGGAAAGACCGTCAACACCAAGAGAGTTATTCAGTACTTGGCCAGCATTGCAGCAGTTCCTGGAGCCAAGAGAGATCCCAGCAAGGGAACCTTGGAGGATCAAATCATCCAGGCTAACCCTGCCTTGGAGGCTTTTGGTAATGCCAAAACTTTGAGGAATGACAACTCGTCACGCTTCGGAAAATTCATCCGGATTCACTTCGGAACCAGTGGCAAGCTGTCCTCAGCTGACATAGAGACTTATCTTCTGGAAAAGTCACGTGTCACCTTCCAACTCAAGTCAGAAAGGAATTACCATATCTTCTTTCAGATCTTGTCCAATAAAAAGCCAGAGCTGTTGGACATGCTTCTGATTACCAACAACCCATATGACTACTCGTACATCTCCCAAGGAGAGGTAACAGTAGCATCTATCAATGATGCTGATGAATTGATGGCCACTGACAGTGCCTTTGATATCCTTGGCTTTACTCAAGAGGAGAAAATGGGGGTCTACAAGTTGACAGGAGCTATCATGCATTATGGCAACATGAAGTTCAAGCAAAAGCAGCGTGAGGAGCAGGCAGAGCCTGACGGCACTGAGGCAGCTGACAAGTCAGCTTACCTAATGGGGCTGAACTCTGCAGATCTTGTGAAAGGACTCTGCCATCCCAGGGTCAAGGTTGGCAATGAGTATGTCACCAAAGGGCAGGGTGTAGATCAAGTCTACTATTCTCTTGGTGCATTGGCTAAGTCAGTGTATGAGAAGATGTTTAACTGGATGGTGGTGAGAATAAACCACTCCCTTGACACAAAACAGCATCGCCAGCAATTCATTGGAGTGCTGGATATTGCTGGATTCGAGATCTTTGACTTCAACACCTTTGAGCAGCTCTGCATCAACTTCACAAATGAGAGACTGCAACAGTTTTTCAATCATCACATGTTTGTTCTGGAGCAAGAGGAATACAAGAAGGAGGGGATTGATTGGGAGTTCATTGACTTCGGGATGGATCTGCAAGCTTGCATTGATCTCATTGAAAAGCCACTTGGTATCATGTCCATTCTGGAGGAAGAGTGCATGTTTCCCAAGGCCAGCGACCAGACCTTCAAGGCTAAGCTCTATGATAATCATTTGGGCAAGAACAGAATGTTTGAGAAACCACGTGCAGCAAAAGGGAAAGCAGAGGCGCACTTCGCCCTGGTACACTATGCTGGCACTGTTGATTACAACATAACCAACTGGCTGGTGAAGAACAAGGATCCACTGAATGAAACAGTGGTTGGGCTTTTCCAAAAATCTTCCGTAAAGCTTTTAAGCCTGCTCTTCTCTAGCTACGCAGCTGAAGCGGGGGCTGACAAAGGCAAAGGGGCCAAAAAGAAGGGATCCTCCTTCCAGACAGTGTCTGCGCTGCACAGGGAAAATCTGAACAAGCTGATGAACACTCTGAAGACCACTCATCCACACTTTGTGCGTTGTTTGATCCCAAATGAGAGTAAAACACCAGGCATCATGGACAACTGCTTGGTGATGCACCAGCTTCGCTGTAATGGTGTGCTGGAGGGTATTCGAATTTGTAGAAAGGGCTTCCCAAATCGAGTCCTGTATGGTGATTTCAAACAGAGATACAGAATCTTGAATGCATCTGCCATTCCTGAGGGCCAGTTCATCGACTGTAAAAAGAGTGCTGAAAAGCTGCTGGGATCATTGGATATTGACCACACCCAGTACAGGTTTGGCCACACCAAGGTCTTCTTCAAAGCAGGTCTTCTGGGTACACTTGAGGAGATGCGAGATGAGCAACTCTCTCGCATCATCACTATGATCCAGGCTAACTCCAGGGCTCTGCTAATGAGGGCAGAGTACCAAAAGCTTGTGGAGCGCAGGGATGCCCTAATGGTCATCCAGTGGAATCTTCGTTCCTTCTTGGGGGTTAAGAACTGGCCCTGGATGAAGTTATTCTTCAAGATCAAACCACTGCTGAAGAGTGCTGAATCTGAGAAAGAGATGGCAAACATAAAGGATGAGTTTGGAAAACTTAAAGAGGCACTGGAAAAATCGGAAGCGAGACGGAAGGAGCTAGAGGAAAAAATGGTGACGATTCTCCAAGAGAAGAATGACCTGCTCCTAGAAGTCCAGTCCGAACAGGATACCTTAACAGATGCTGAAGAGCGCTGTGAACAACTTATTAAGAGTAAGATACAACTGGAGGGCAAAGTGAAAGAGATGACAGAACGAATGGAAGACGAAGAGGAAATGACTGCAGACCTCACAGCCAAGAAACGTAAGCTAGAGGATGAGTGCTCAGAGTTGAAGAAAGATATAGATGACCTTGAGCTAACATTAGCCAAagtggagaaagagaaacatgcCACGGAGAACAAGGTCAAAAACCTCACCGAAGAGATGGCATCTCAAGATGAAAACTTAATGAAGATGACGAAAGAGAAGAGGGCATTACAGGAGGCTCATCAGCAGGCACTCGATGACCTTCAAAGTGAAGAGGACAAAGCCAACACTTTGACCAAAGCAAAAGCTAAGCTTGAGCAACAGGTAGATGATCTGGAAGGTTCTCTGGAACAGGAAAAGAAAATCAGAATGGAACTGGAGCGCTCAAAGAGGAAGCTTGAGGGAGACCTGAAACTAACCCAAGAGAATGTGATGGATTTAGAGAATGACAAACAGCAACTGGAAGAAAAACTCAAAAAGAAAGACTTTGAAGTCAGTCAGATGAATGGAAAGATTGAGGATGAGCAAGTGTCAGGTGTTCAACTCCAAAAAAAGCTGAAGGAAAACCAAGCACGTTTAGAGGAGCTTGAGGAGGAGTTGGATGCTGAGCGGGCAGCCCGAGCCAAAGTGGAGAAGCAAAGGTCTGATCTCTCCCGAGAGCTAGAGGACATCAGTGAGCGTCTggaagaggcagggggagcCACCTCTGCTCAGGTAGAGCTCAACAAGAAAAGGGACGCTGAATTTCACAAGCTTCGCAGGGACTTGGAGGAGTCCACTCTGCAGCATGAGGCCACTGCTGCATCCTTGAGGAAGAAGCATGCTGACAGCGTGGCTGAATTGGGTGAGCAACTCGACAATCTCCAGCGTGTCAAGCAGAAGCttgagaaagagaagagtgaaTTCAAGCTGGAGTTGGATGACATGTCATCAAACATGGAGAGTGTGGTGAAAGCAAAAGCCAACATGGAGAAGATGTGCCGTTCAATGGAAGACAACATGAATGAGTACAAGTGCAAGTATGAGGAGACTCAAAGATCCCTCAATGACTTCTCGACACAGAGGGCCAAGCTCCTTACAGAAAATGGAGAACTTGGACGCCAACTGGAGGAAAAGGAATGCCTGATCTCTCAACTCACCAGGGGGAAAAGTTCCAACACCCAACAACTAGAGGACCTGCGCAGACAACTAGAAGAGGAGGTCAAAGCAAAGAGTGCACTTGCCCATGCTGTGCAGTCTTCTCGCCATGACTGTGATCTGCTCAGAGAGCAGTTTGAGGAGGAACAAGAAGCAAAGGCAGAACTCCAAAGGGCACTGTCCAAGGCAAACACAGAAGTATCCACATGGAGGGCAAAGTATGAGACTGATGGAATTCAGAGAACTGAAGAGCTGGAAGAGGCTAAAAAGAAACTGGTTCAAAGGCTgcaagaggcagaggaggcagtTGAGGTTGTGAATGCAAAGTCTTCCTCCCTTGAAAAGACCAAGCATCGCCTCCAAAATGAGATTGAGGACCTGATGTTGGACCTTGAGAGATCTAATGCAGCATCTGCAGCCCTGGACAAGAAACAGAGAGCTTTTGATAAAGTCATGGCTGAATGGAAGCAGAAGTTTGAAGAATCACAGTGTGAACTTGAGGCCTCACAAAAGGAGGCTCGATCTCTAAGCACAGAACTCTTCAAACTGAAGAATGCTTATGAGGAATCGCTGGACCATCTTGAGAcaacaaaaagagaaaacaagAACCTCCAAGAGGAGATCTCTGATCTCACCGACCAGCTTGGAGAAGGGGGGAAAAGTGCCCATGAGTTGGAGAAGTTGCGGAAACAGCTAGAACAAGAGAAGGCAGAGCTCCAGTCAGctctggaggaggcagagggctcACTGGAACATGAGGAGAGCAAGATCCTTCGGGCTCAGATGGAATCCAACCAAGTTAAGGCAGATCTTGAACGAAAGGTGGCTGAGAAGGATGAGGAAATGGATCAGGCCAAGAAAAACTATCAACGGATGATAGAGTCCCTGCAGAGCTCTCTCGAGTCTGAGACCAGAAGCCGTAATGAGGCCATGAGAGTCAAGAAAAAGATGGAAGGTGATCTCAATGAAATGGAGATTCAGCTTAGCCAATCCAACCGGCAGGCGGCTGACGCACAAAAGCAGCTCAAGAGCTTCCAGTCCTATTTGAAGGACACTCAGCTGCAGCTGGATGATGTCATGCATTGCAATGATGACCTTAAGGAGAATATAGCTCTACTGGAGCGCAGACACAACCTGACACAGGCAGAGCTGGAGGAAGTGCGGGCCGTTCTCGAGCAGACAGAACGTGGGCGCAAGCTGGCTGAGCAGGAACTAACTGATGCCACAGAGCGCATGCAACTCCTGCACTCCCAGAATACCAGCCTCATAAACCAGAAGAAGAAGCAGGAGGccgatcttctccacctgcagAGTGAGGTTGAGGAGGCCATTCAGGAGAACCGCAATGCTGAGGAGAAAGCGAAGAAGGCCATCACTGATGCTGCCATGATGGCTGAGGAactgaagaaggagcaggatACCAGCGCCCATCTGGAACGCATGAAGAAGAACATGGAGCAAACGATCAAAGACCTTCAGCATCGGCTGGATGAGGCAGAGCAGATTGCCATGAAAGGTGGTAAAAAGCAGGTTCAGAAGCTTGAAGGTCGCATCAGAGAGCTGGAGAATGAGCTGGAGGCAGAGCAGAAAAGGGGCGGAGAGTCCTTCAAGGGGGTGCGCAAGTATGAGCGACGCATCAAGGAGCTTACCTACCAGACAGAGGAGGACCGCAAGAACATGGCTCGTCTCCAGGACCTGATTGACAAGCTGCAGCTGAAGGTTAAGTCCTACAAGCGCTCCACTGAAgaggctgaggagctggccaacACCAACATGGCCAAGATCCGGAAAATTCAGCATGAGCTTGAAGAGGCTGAAGAGCGAGCAGATATTGCTGAATCCCAAGTAAACAAGCTGAAGGCCAAGACCAGGGATGGGCCTGGCAAAAAGGGCCTTGATGAGTGA